From the Primulina tabacum isolate GXHZ01 chromosome 15, ASM2559414v2, whole genome shotgun sequence genome, one window contains:
- the LOC142525930 gene encoding uncharacterized protein LOC142525930, with amino-acid sequence MDELVARFHSMHPPRFSGSEGAEKAELWISEIEELFDLIEYPPKCRLRLAVHQLKDRAKMWWSTTLMTLDAQRIVPSWDIFKLKFKESYCPPSFYSSKASEFHNLKQGDMSIAEYADSFYAMLRYAPHVAASQVAVVESFIEGLNDHLHSFVSTGKPLNYLEAVEIAKRAEASLKRSGNRAPTQHHQSVRQQFSSSGSASLRPRGKQFKKPGSSSSSSGSLGNRGGYRYSGPYCDHCGGKHSSNQCVGVQGVCNVCGRPGHFARVCPSKTGKSAQAGSGAQSNRIPTASQSSHQPSRPSHQSRGQGGQQNQSSVQVFALTEDEAQAAPGTVITGNCTLCGFIARVLFDTGASHSFVSHAFVVSHDLRTTSMNSNLSVATPMGKMIITDNVVVNAVLFHDENVLYLNLIVLPMHDFDCIVGMDVLTANRATVDCYRGIVRFRPSFAPKWNFYGRGSQAKIPLVSAIEMNRLLDSGHEGFLVYAVDLSQDERRISDIPVVCEFPDVFPKEIPSFPPEREVEFSIELMPGTEPISRAPYRLALVELKELKEQLQDLLSKALYGRRCRSPLCWDEFGEKQLTGPEIVQEIRDKVQLIRQRMKAAQDRQASYANRRCRPLEFHVGDFVFLRISPFRGVVRFGMTVAETWGRKINMGNRTEDERRRKKEREKKKTHCPQPNFRNTCSSCGKVAISPPSGVQFSIGLKGVSS; translated from the exons ATGGATGAGTTAGTTGCGCGTTTCCATTCTATGCATCCTCCTCGATTCAGTGGTTCAGAGGGAGCTGAGAAAGCTGAGTTATGGATTTCTGAGATTGAGGAATTGTTCGATCTGATTGAGTATCCTCCAAAATGTCGATTGAGATTAGCTGTGCATCAGTTGAAAGATCGTGCCAAAATGTGGTGGTCTACTACATTGATGACTTTAGATGCTCAGAGGATTGTTCCATCGTGGGATATATTCAAGCTGAAGTTTAAGGAAAGTTATTGTCCTCCATCATTCTACAGTTCTAAGGCTTCTGAGTTTCATAACCTGAAACAAGGCGATATGTCAATTGCGGAGTATGCAGATTCTTTTTATGCTATGTTGAGAtatgctcctcatgttgctgcAAGTCAGGTTGCGGTTGTTGAGAGTTTCATTGAAGGATTGAACGATCATCTGCACTCTTTTGTTTCTACCGGTAAGCCACTGAATTATCTTGAAGCAGTGGAAATAGCAAAAAGGGCTGAAGCTAGTCTTAAGAGGAGTGGCAATCGAGCTCCTACCCAACATCATCAGTCGGTGAGACAACAATTCAGTTCATCTGGTTCTGCATCTCTTCGTCCACGTGGGAAACAATTTAAGAAGCCTGGTTCTAGTTCTTCGAGTTCAGGGAGTTTGGGGAACCGTGGGGGATATCGCTATAGTGGACCTTACTGTGATCACTGTGGAGGCAAGCATTCCAGTAATCAGTGTGTTGGAGTTCAAGGGGTTTGTAATGTTTGTGGTCGGCCTGGccattttgctagagtctgtcctaGTAAGACAGGGAAATCAGCCCAGGCAGGTAGTGGAGCTCAAAGTAATAGAATTCCAACAGCGTCCCAGTCCTCCCATCAGCCTAGTCGCCCTTCGCATCAGAGCAGAGGGCAAGGTGGTCAACAAAATCAgtcatctgttcaagtattTGCCTTGACTGAGGATGAGGCCCAGGCAGCTCCAGGTACTGTCATTACCGGTAATTGTACTCTATGTGGTTTTATAGCACGAGTTTTATTTGATACTGGAGCATCTCATTCCTTTGTTTCTCATGCATTCGTTGTTTCGCATGATCTTCGCACCACTAGTATGAATTCCAATCTATCTGTCGCTACTCCGATGGGCAAAATGATTATCACTGATAATGTGGTGGTCAACGCGGTTTTGTTTcacgatgaaaatgttctgtatCTGAATCTCATAGTCCTACCTATGCATGACTTTGATTGCATCGTTGGTATGGATGTTTTGACTGCAAATCGTGCCACTGTTGACTGTTATCGAGGAATAGTTCGTTTCAGGCCTAGCTTTGCTCCTAAATGGAATTTCTATGGCCGTGGTTCTCAAGCCAAGATTCCTTTAGTTTCTGCCATTGAAATGAATCGATTGTTAGATTCTGGTCATGAAGGTTTTCTGGTTTATGCTGTGGATCTATCGCAAGATGAGCGACGAATTTCTGATATTCCTGTAGTCTGTGAGTTTCCTGATGTGTTTCCAAAAGAGATTCCTAGTTTTCCACCAGAACGAGAAGTTGAGTTCAGTATCGAATTAATGCCAGGAACTGAACCCATATCTCGAGCACCATATCGTTTAGCCCTTGTTGAgctgaaagaactgaaagaacaATTGCAGGATTTGTTGAGTAAAG ctttgtacggcAGACGGTGTCGATCACCTCTTTGTTGGGATGAATTTGGTGAGAAGCAGTTGACTGGACCTGAGATTGTTCAGGAAATACGTGATAAAGTCCAGTTGATTCGTCAGAGAATGAAAGCTGCCCAAGATCGGCAAGCTAGTTATGCTAACAGACGTTGTCGACCTCTAGAATTTCACGTTGGAGATTTTGTGTTTCTGAGAATCTCTCCGTTTAGAGGTGTTGTTCGTTTTGGTATGACAG TGGCCGAGACATGGGGTAGAAAAATCAACATGGGAAACAGAACAGAAGATGAGAGAAGAAGGAAAAAGGaaagagagaagaagaaaaccCATTGCCCTCAACCCAATTTTCGCAACACATGTAGCAGCTGCGGGAAAGTTGCGATATCTCCTCCGTCCGGTGTCCAATTCTCAATTGGTCTGAAAGGGGTGTCTTCCTAA